In a genomic window of Streptomyces sp. NBC_01142:
- a CDS encoding EAL domain-containing protein has protein sequence MMSPSQAAGPAADPDSPEDRLRRFATIWSRAVFPVTATSMTRPEIEEHLLPLARRLSETLHARPFDPQAAHRVGTALIDAHCTDPEALSRTLGVVDSYLVLYCGAGGESELTAEESRARCARLQHALAAGFAHGLRERTLAEQEAIARSSLRARSDAAQALHATEARFRAVFEGAAIGIGIADLDGNVLEVNETLTRMFGGLEHHVRGRKVTDWSHPEDRPHVWQLYRELVRGEREHFRAEKPFFRNDGTVLWTNLTVSLLRDADGRPQYQLALMEDTTERRLLNLRLRYEATHDALTGLPNRTLFFERLEKALSAGDGARFGLCYLDLDGFKAINDSLGHAAGDRLLVEVADRLQSCATAPGEMVARLGGDEFVALTTGPDTQREVDELATRILGVLGSPIRVDGREFTVRGSIGIVEGPAGERTAAEVLRSADITMYRAKSAGGNRFEVADPEADARAITRHGLTTALPAALEREEFFIEYQPLVHLGDGSVHGAEALVRWCHPQHGVLGPDRFIPLAEHTGLIVPLGRWVLQEAVRQARFWQKRHCDGGPLRINVNLSPAQLHHPGLVADTVDVLERSGLEPGALCLEVTESALIGADEDLLKPLRQLAEMGVDIALDDFGTGYSNLANLRRLPVSVLKLDRSFTQGMQRHPADPVDLKIVEGIVSLAHSLELAVTVEGVETGAQAEQLRELGCDTAQGWYYARPGAPDRIHSLLLADAV, from the coding sequence GTGATGTCGCCGTCGCAGGCGGCGGGTCCCGCAGCGGACCCGGACAGCCCTGAGGACAGACTCCGCCGGTTCGCGACGATCTGGAGCCGGGCCGTCTTCCCGGTGACGGCCACGTCGATGACCCGGCCCGAGATCGAAGAGCATCTGCTGCCGCTGGCCCGGCGGCTGAGCGAGACGCTGCACGCGCGCCCCTTCGACCCGCAGGCCGCCCACCGTGTCGGGACCGCTCTGATCGATGCTCACTGCACCGACCCCGAAGCGCTCAGCCGCACACTCGGCGTCGTCGACTCCTATCTGGTCCTGTACTGCGGCGCCGGCGGTGAGTCCGAGCTGACCGCCGAAGAGAGCCGGGCCCGCTGCGCCAGGCTCCAGCACGCCCTCGCTGCCGGTTTCGCCCACGGGCTGCGCGAGCGCACCCTCGCCGAGCAGGAGGCCATCGCCCGCTCCTCGCTGCGGGCCCGCAGCGACGCGGCGCAGGCTCTGCACGCCACCGAGGCGCGCTTCAGGGCAGTGTTCGAGGGCGCCGCGATCGGCATCGGGATCGCCGACCTCGACGGCAACGTGCTGGAGGTCAACGAAACACTCACCCGGATGTTCGGCGGGCTCGAGCACCATGTGCGCGGCAGGAAGGTGACCGACTGGTCCCATCCCGAGGACCGGCCCCATGTCTGGCAGCTCTACCGGGAGCTGGTGCGCGGCGAGCGCGAGCACTTCCGGGCGGAGAAGCCGTTCTTCCGCAACGACGGCACCGTGCTGTGGACCAACCTGACGGTCTCCCTGCTGCGGGACGCCGACGGCAGGCCTCAGTACCAGCTGGCACTGATGGAGGACACCACCGAGCGGCGGCTGCTCAATCTGCGGCTGCGCTATGAGGCCACCCACGACGCGCTCACCGGACTGCCCAACCGGACGCTGTTCTTCGAGCGGTTGGAGAAGGCCCTGTCGGCGGGCGACGGCGCCCGCTTCGGCCTCTGCTACCTCGACCTCGACGGCTTCAAGGCGATCAACGACAGCCTTGGCCACGCGGCGGGGGACCGGCTGCTGGTGGAGGTCGCGGACCGACTGCAGAGCTGCGCCACCGCGCCGGGCGAGATGGTGGCCCGCCTGGGCGGCGACGAGTTCGTGGCACTGACCACCGGACCCGACACCCAGCGCGAGGTCGACGAACTCGCCACGCGCATCCTCGGCGTGCTCGGCTCGCCCATCCGCGTCGACGGCCGGGAGTTCACGGTCCGCGGGAGCATCGGCATCGTCGAAGGACCGGCGGGCGAGCGCACCGCCGCCGAGGTGCTGCGCAGCGCCGACATCACCATGTACCGCGCCAAGTCGGCGGGCGGCAACCGCTTCGAGGTCGCCGACCCGGAGGCGGACGCCCGCGCCATCACCCGGCACGGCCTGACCACCGCGCTGCCCGCGGCCCTGGAGCGGGAGGAGTTCTTCATCGAGTACCAGCCGCTGGTGCACCTGGGGGACGGAAGCGTTCACGGGGCCGAGGCGCTGGTGCGCTGGTGCCATCCGCAGCACGGCGTACTGGGACCGGACCGGTTCATTCCGCTCGCCGAGCATACCGGGCTGATCGTGCCGCTGGGCCGCTGGGTGCTCCAGGAGGCCGTACGGCAGGCCCGGTTCTGGCAGAAGCGTCACTGCGACGGCGGCCCGTTGCGGATCAATGTCAACCTCTCGCCGGCCCAGCTGCACCACCCGGGGCTGGTCGCCGACACGGTGGACGTGCTCGAGCGCTCCGGCCTCGAACCGGGCGCCCTGTGCCTGGAGGTCACCGAGTCCGCGCTGATCGGTGCCGACGAGGATCTCCTCAAACCGCTGCGCCAACTCGCCGAGATGGGCGTGGACATAGCGCTCGACGACTTCGGCACGGGCTATTCGAACCTCGCCAATCTCCGCCGGCTGCCCGTGAGCGTGCTCAAGCTGGACCGCTCCTTCACCCAGGGAATGCAGCGGCACCCGGCCGACCCCGTCGATCTGAAGATCGTCGAAGGGATCGTTTCGCTGGCCCACAGCCTGGAGCTGGCCGTCACGGTGGAGGGAGTGGAGACCGGCGCGCAGGCGGAGCAGCTGCGGGAGCTGGGCTGCGACACCGCCCAGGGCTGGTACTACGCCCGCCCGGGCGCACCCGACCGGATCCACTCGCTGCTACTGGCCGACGCGGTGTAG